From Leptospira kirschneri serovar Cynopteri str. 3522 CT:
AGCGGATTCCGGGGTTTACACCTGGCTTTATCGGATTGTAGTTAACAAATCCAAGGATATGTTAGCGAAACGAAAACGAGCTAAAGAAAATTCTATGGATGATAAAGAATATCAGGTGACGGACGATCGCTTGGGGTTCGAAAAAAAAATTGAACTTAGTGATGAATCCAACTATCTAATTAGCAAAATCAACGGCTTGGAAGATCTCTATAAAGAGGTAATCGAACTCAGATACTTTGAGGAAATGTCCTACGCGCAAATTGCGGAAGTTCTGGGAACGAATGTAGGAACCGTAAAGAGTAGACTCTTTAAGGCTAAAGAATTCTTAAAACATTTGATTCTACAAGACGGTAAGGGTGAAGGATACTTTAGGTAAAAAAAATGGAAAAATTACATTCAAAATTTAGAATTCCGCTTTTCCTTCGAAAGGAAGACGGAGATCTACTTAAAATTGAAAATTCGCTTGTAAAAACTATGTCTGAACTTAGGGACAAGGAGTTGAGTCATATTAATTTGAGTCAGGAATTTTCGATTCGATTGAAAAATCAGCTCAAAGCCGTTCAACTCGAACCTGAAAATGGATGGAAAAGAATTTGGGAAAATGTTCTTTCCAATCGAGGTTTACAGTTTTCGTTTTCGGGTGTTTTGGTATTTGCAATTGTATTCATAACTTATAATCGAATCCAAAGTTCTGTTATAGAAAATCAATCGGAAAGGGCTGGTACTTTATTTGGACAATCAGAAACCGGAAATTTTCAGGACATTCCTTCTTCTGGTAAGTTTCAATCCGAGTTAAAGGAAGAACTTCTCAAACAAATTTCTTCTACTTCTGAATCCAGAAAAACGATTTTATCTCTTCGGAAATATTTTTTTGAAAGAGGGGATATTCGGATTGTAGAAGAATTGGATCGAATTTTAGAACAGACTAACAATCCATAAACGTGATCAAATATAATGACGTATAACGTTATTTTTTATAAAATTAATCTAATATTAGATTTTTTTCTCTGAATTCACATAATTAAAGTATAAATTATTTAATAAGTACTTTATTATATAGTCTGAGTAGGTCAAACAAAGAATCACTTCTTGTCAATAGAATTGTTGAAATTTTTACATAGTGGAGATGAGCTAAATTACTTCAATCGACCGTTGTAATGTAACGGAAACAGATGGGGAATTGAACTCTATTGATTTAAAGACAGTGATTTTCAATTGAATATAACGTGAATAAACGCGAAAGGGATCGATGAATGAACTAAAGCACAACGCTTCCTCAAACTCAATGCATCGCTCCCTGAACTCAGCAAAACGCTTTTTACGAAAGCGTTAACTCAGCAAACGCTCTCTACCATAACCTTACCCACAAGTTGAATAGGATTTTAGAATCATAAAGCTCAAAAACGCACATTTTTCAAGTGTTCCGACAAGAATGAGTCTTTTTACTTGCAAAAAGCATGTTTTTCTGATAGAGAAAAGTCTTCCGAATTTCTCCACCTCCACCCCCACCCAAAAATAAGGGCGGGAACTCAGTTTTACAGAGGATTTGTCGTAATTCCCACAAGATTTAATATTGAAATCTAAATACTTGTGGGTAAGGTTATGGCTCTCTACGGGTCGCGTTTTAGGTCGTTCGAAGTAACTCAGCGTCTCGCTTCTACGGTCGCTCGACAGGTCGCGTTATTGGTATTTTATAAAAATTGAATCTGATTCTGGAATTTCACAATAACTTGACTAGAGCTAAGAGCCCGGTCCGGCTGCCTGTGGCAAGCCGGATTCGCCCTGGTTTTCTTACACCTGCTCACGTTAATGTAGTTTTGTTTTATTGTTTTTGAATATTATTGTAATTTAAAGTGTTTAATTGGGGCGAGGTTGTAAATTAGGGACGGCTTAAAGTTCGCTCCAAAACCAGAATATGCGAGAATTCCTACAAATCTTGTTATTGAAAAAAAACGTACAACCGATGAAATGCGTTTTATATCCGAAAAATTGAAATCGATAAATTTTTAAAATAGGATTTTAGCCGATGCCAAAACCGATTCGTTATTCTTACAGTTATTTACAAAAAGTCGCTTGGGGAGATATGGATGCGTTTGGGCATGTCAATCACGTGGTTTATGCAAAGTATTTTGAAAATGCAAGGGCAAATTATTTCACCGATTTAAAACTATGGGACACTCCGGATACGTCTTCGCAGACAGGTCCGGTCATTACACACATTCAAGTGGAATATAGAAAACAAGTTCGTTATCCGGATACGTTGGAAATTACGATGCAGGTGGATTCTGTTTCTTCTCGTTCTTTTAAAATTTCATGTACGATGTGGAACCAAGAAGGGGATTGTGTGGCGACCGCAAGCGGGGAGTTTCTTTGGCTGAACTTTGTAACTCAGAAACCGACTCAACTTCCTGAAATCTACAAAAGTTTATTTGTTCAAAGTCGCGTTTGAATTTTACTTTTTCAATGATGACTTGAAAATGATCCATTTTTTAATTTGTAAGAGTTCCCACATTTTCAAAATTGAATTGCAAATTTTCTGAAACTGAACTTGTGAGAAATAGCAAAAAACGACTTGCCAATCCGCTTTTACAGAAAAACTTCAAAACCCATGTGTGATACTTTTGTTGCCACTCCTTCATTTACTGGAACCAGTTCTATGATTTTTGGAAAAAATTCAGATAGAGAACCAAACGAGGCACAGTCCCTTTTGAGAGTTCCGGCCAGATCC
This genomic window contains:
- a CDS encoding acyl-CoA thioesterase — its product is MPKPIRYSYSYLQKVAWGDMDAFGHVNHVVYAKYFENARANYFTDLKLWDTPDTSSQTGPVITHIQVEYRKQVRYPDTLEITMQVDSVSSRSFKISCTMWNQEGDCVATASGEFLWLNFVTQKPTQLPEIYKSLFVQSRV
- a CDS encoding LIMLP_12425 family protein; the encoded protein is MEKLHSKFRIPLFLRKEDGDLLKIENSLVKTMSELRDKELSHINLSQEFSIRLKNQLKAVQLEPENGWKRIWENVLSNRGLQFSFSGVLVFAIVFITYNRIQSSVIENQSERAGTLFGQSETGNFQDIPSSGKFQSELKEELLKQISSTSESRKTILSLRKYFFERGDIRIVEELDRILEQTNNP
- a CDS encoding RNA polymerase sigma factor, producing the protein MDSSTKKEQKQIVPKKPTLREIEIGLLKKIKEGDDEAYIQLVSPFRERLYRKAISMVKDGDDAEDIVQDALISGYRSIRNFRADSGVYTWLYRIVVNKSKDMLAKRKRAKENSMDDKEYQVTDDRLGFEKKIELSDESNYLISKINGLEDLYKEVIELRYFEEMSYAQIAEVLGTNVGTVKSRLFKAKEFLKHLILQDGKGEGYFR